Proteins encoded by one window of Cannabis sativa cultivar Pink pepper isolate KNU-18-1 chromosome 4, ASM2916894v1, whole genome shotgun sequence:
- the LOC115725583 gene encoding uncharacterized protein LOC115725583, with product MNNPENENDDHGEVFLDESDILQEINVDDEDLPDVDDEEGASEAEMADEPDDSMHIFTGHTDKLYSVACSPTDALLVATGGGDDKSFLWKIGQGDWAFELQGHKDSEFLDIVEASRTAN from the exons ATGAACAATCCTGAGAATGAGAATGATGATCATGGTGAAGTTTTCCTTGATGAGTCTGACATTCTCCAGGAAATTAATGTAGATGATGAAG ACCTTCCTGATGTGGACGATGAAGAGGGTGCCTCTGAAGCTGAAATGGCTG ATGAGCCTGATGATTCTATGCACATATTCACGGGTCATACTG ACAAGCTATACTCGGTTGCTTGCAGCCCAACAGATGCCTTGTTAGTAGCAACTGGGGGTGGAGATGACAAAAGTTTTCTTTGGAAGATCGGTCAAGGAGATTGGGCTTTTGAGCTTCAAG GTCACAAGGATTCTGAGTTTCTTGACATCGTTGAGGCCAGTCGTACTGCTAATTAA